Proteins found in one Streptococcus mitis genomic segment:
- a CDS encoding type II TA system antitoxin MqsA family protein has protein sequence MNNKKILCENCLESVNYKVVVEELTRSLKGKKYTFSGKTAYCVNCNKPIYVEEINEHNKQAIYEAFRRENGIISNEDIINITEKYSIGAKPLAQLLGWGINTIQRYLNGDIPKPAYSDKLKEILKNPDIFKEILVTNKDNITDVAFNKSVEKVDEVLNNENDDKLTQVIHYLLSKNNEITPLALQKLLYYVQGFYFAFKKDYIFSSDCEAWVHGPVYRDVYFKYQSFGYNPIQLNIKSDIGGSLTFFECSLIDSVLRNFAIFNGKVLEEFTHEEEPWLAMRGDLNAEELSNEIIPKELIGSYFMKVKDKYQMLGVEEISRYSFEKYKAISSL, from the coding sequence ATGAATAATAAAAAAATATTATGCGAAAATTGTTTAGAGTCTGTAAATTATAAAGTAGTTGTCGAAGAATTAACACGGTCATTAAAAGGGAAAAAATATACTTTTTCAGGTAAGACTGCATATTGTGTTAATTGTAATAAACCTATTTATGTTGAAGAAATTAACGAACATAACAAACAAGCTATCTATGAAGCTTTTAGGCGTGAGAATGGTATTATCTCAAATGAGGATATAATAAATATTACTGAAAAATATAGTATTGGAGCTAAACCATTAGCTCAGCTTTTGGGATGGGGGATTAATACTATTCAAAGATATTTAAATGGTGATATTCCAAAACCTGCTTATTCTGATAAATTGAAAGAAATATTAAAAAACCCCGATATTTTTAAAGAAATTTTGGTAACAAATAAAGATAATATTACAGATGTAGCATTTAATAAGAGTGTAGAAAAGGTTGATGAAGTTTTAAATAATGAAAATGATGATAAACTTACTCAAGTTATACATTATTTATTATCAAAAAATAATGAGATTACACCGTTAGCTTTACAAAAACTTTTATACTATGTACAAGGATTTTATTTTGCTTTTAAGAAGGATTATATTTTTTCTAGTGATTGCGAGGCTTGGGTACATGGTCCTGTATATAGAGATGTTTATTTTAAATATCAATCTTTTGGATATAATCCCATTCAATTGAATATAAAGAGTGATATTGGAGGTAGCCTTACATTTTTTGAATGTAGTTTAATAGATAGTGTATTGAGGAATTTTGCTATATTTAATGGAAAAGTATTAGAAGAATTTACTCATGAAGAGGAACCATGGTTGGCTATGCGAGGAGATTTGAACGCGGAAGAACTATCTAATGAAATAATTCCAAAAGAATTAATTGGTTCTTACTTTATGAAAGTAAAAGACAAATATCAGATGCTGGGAGTTGAGGAAATTTCTCGGTATAGTTTTGAGAAGTATAAAGCGATAAGTTCTTTGTAA
- a CDS encoding type II toxin-antitoxin system MqsR family toxin: protein MYSQLEIENLLKEIKKLIQCKRYRISTGENREKNEEFIFEFDLNDEKICELLMQIEYSDFCECLHPYDISRNHEDYYLFAPEFSLSDLFGDVLQVVVYVKLIIKDDNRHQPFLVVVSFHRPDESKVLNYQFK from the coding sequence ATGTATAGTCAATTAGAAATTGAAAATTTATTAAAAGAAATTAAAAAATTAATTCAGTGTAAAAGATATAGGATTTCAACTGGAGAAAACCGTGAAAAGAATGAGGAATTCATATTTGAATTTGATTTGAATGATGAAAAAATTTGTGAGTTGTTAATGCAAATCGAGTATAGTGATTTTTGTGAATGCTTACATCCGTACGATATTTCACGGAATCATGAAGATTATTATCTGTTTGCCCCGGAATTTTCTTTAAGTGATTTATTTGGTGATGTCTTGCAGGTTGTTGTGTACGTTAAACTAATAATTAAAGACGATAATAGACATCAACCTTTTTTAGTCGTTGTATCTTTTCATAGGCCAGATGAATCAAAAGTATTGAATTATCAATTTAAATAA
- a CDS encoding type I restriction endonuclease subunit R, with product MMQVKPELEIEKQLINQLVTGESQWTYREDLKTEEQLWENFFEKLAQNNVALLADHPLTEQEKRQIKNQLNFISYYDAAKWLVGENGIAKVEVQREDASLGTIRLSVIWRDNIAAGKSSYEVVNQVQREKVNPLDQDRRLDVTLLINGLPMIQIELKSSQAAFIDAFHQIKKYDREGKFRGIYSSLQMFVVTNKVDTRYIAAARENKLNKQFLTKWVDKNNHPVTNLTSFAHEVLSIPRAHQMVMQYSVIDDSKKSLILLRPYQIHAIEAVQEASRQQASGYVWHTTGSGKTLTSYKVARNLLQIPSIQKTIFVVDRRDLDQQTTSSFLSYATNDVIDIDETDNTHDLVKRLGSNDKRVVVTTIQKITTMMRKFEQGIYQRDADKIKGLRVAFVVDECHRAVTPQTQKDIKSFFPQSLWYGFTGTPIFKENKRQQVGDLAQTTQQQYGDRLHEYTVKEAIHDGAVLGFKVDYRNTIISDLLEEEIPDQAYEDKEHMLEVLDAILNKSQQQLNIPKGVGKSYEAILTVKSIPRAQAYYNLLKSILAGKERVKVSERVKRHLPDFPKFTITYSVSENEEESIGYQDHMKQVMEDYNQEFGTHFSLADLRGFNSDVNNRLARKQDKYLYRNEQLDLVIVVDRLLTGFDAPCLSTLFIDRKPMRPQDLIQAFSRTNRIFDDKKHFGHIITFQRPQAFKEAVDNALKLYSNGGENEVLAPSWEEEKRNFLRSCSDFQNLITDDPEEGLQIEQISTPELRKLAKTYQALDKYLASIRVYKEYDEEEVYSQTGLDEEKLERYLGLYRNVLAELKSRIEDDDDGEPLDIHYELESIQVDEINYAYILTLIQSLIEQGRSQEKNLSAQDKEAVDNYIQSLEKTNPNLAQIITELWSEVQEHPESYRGQSIANILDQMIEAVIQQHIQVFRKRWYVGEDELRYYVEHYRKGAKKQLGESQLTKSQRYQDYKIEVADALNPLLYKKQIKEAYTQLVEEVIEPLRIGR from the coding sequence ATGATGCAGGTAAAACCAGAACTGGAAATAGAAAAACAACTGATTAACCAACTGGTAACTGGGGAAAGTCAATGGACTTATCGAGAAGACCTAAAAACAGAAGAACAACTATGGGAGAACTTCTTTGAGAAACTAGCCCAAAACAACGTAGCCCTACTAGCAGACCATCCTTTGACAGAGCAGGAAAAACGCCAGATAAAAAACCAACTCAACTTTATCAGCTACTACGATGCTGCCAAGTGGTTGGTCGGTGAAAACGGCATTGCCAAAGTCGAGGTTCAAAGAGAGGATGCAAGCCTAGGAACCATCCGATTATCCGTTATCTGGCGAGACAATATCGCAGCTGGAAAGTCTAGCTATGAAGTTGTCAATCAAGTCCAACGAGAAAAAGTAAATCCTCTGGATCAAGACCGTAGACTGGATGTTACTCTCCTCATCAACGGCTTACCTATGATTCAAATCGAGCTCAAGAGCTCCCAAGCAGCATTTATCGATGCTTTTCATCAGATAAAAAAATATGACCGTGAAGGGAAATTCCGTGGTATCTACTCTAGCTTGCAGATGTTTGTTGTGACCAACAAGGTTGATACTCGCTATATCGCTGCAGCTCGTGAAAATAAACTTAACAAGCAATTTCTAACCAAGTGGGTGGATAAGAACAATCATCCTGTGACAAATCTGACTAGCTTTGCCCACGAAGTCCTTTCTATCCCTCGTGCCCATCAGATGGTCATGCAGTATTCTGTTATTGATGATAGCAAGAAATCTCTCATCCTCTTGCGCCCCTATCAGATCCACGCAATCGAAGCAGTTCAAGAAGCCTCTCGCCAGCAAGCATCAGGCTATGTCTGGCATACGACAGGTTCAGGAAAGACTCTGACTTCCTATAAGGTAGCGAGGAATCTCCTTCAGATTCCTTCTATCCAAAAAACAATTTTTGTCGTTGACCGCAGGGACTTGGACCAACAGACTACCTCATCATTTCTCTCCTATGCGACCAATGATGTCATTGATATCGATGAGACAGATAATACCCATGATTTGGTCAAGCGTTTAGGAAGTAATGATAAGCGTGTGGTGGTGACCACTATCCAGAAAATCACCACCATGATGCGCAAGTTTGAACAAGGAATTTACCAAAGAGATGCGGACAAAATCAAGGGTCTCCGAGTGGCCTTTGTCGTGGATGAATGCCACCGTGCCGTGACTCCACAAACACAAAAAGACATTAAATCCTTTTTCCCTCAGTCCCTCTGGTATGGATTTACAGGCACACCCATCTTTAAGGAAAATAAACGCCAGCAGGTGGGAGACCTTGCCCAAACCACCCAGCAACAGTACGGTGACCGTCTCCATGAGTACACGGTCAAGGAAGCCATTCATGATGGAGCGGTTCTGGGCTTTAAGGTCGACTACCGCAATACCATCATCTCAGATCTCCTAGAAGAAGAGATTCCAGACCAGGCCTATGAGGACAAGGAGCACATGCTAGAGGTTCTAGATGCCATCCTCAATAAGAGTCAGCAACAGCTCAATATCCCTAAAGGGGTCGGAAAGAGCTATGAGGCTATCTTGACAGTCAAGTCCATCCCACGAGCACAGGCTTATTATAATCTGCTCAAGAGCATACTCGCTGGCAAGGAGCGGGTCAAGGTCTCCGAGCGGGTCAAACGCCATTTGCCAGATTTTCCAAAGTTTACCATCACTTACTCGGTGTCTGAAAATGAGGAAGAATCCATCGGCTACCAAGACCACATGAAGCAGGTCATGGAGGACTACAACCAAGAGTTTGGCACGCATTTTAGCCTAGCGGATCTGCGGGGCTTTAATAGCGATGTCAATAATCGCCTTGCTAGAAAGCAGGACAAGTACCTCTATCGCAATGAGCAGTTGGATCTGGTCATCGTGGTCGATCGTCTCTTGACAGGCTTTGATGCACCGTGTCTTTCTACACTCTTTATCGATCGCAAGCCTATGCGCCCACAGGACTTGATCCAGGCCTTCAGCCGGACCAATCGAATCTTTGATGACAAGAAGCACTTCGGCCATATCATCACCTTCCAGCGTCCTCAAGCCTTTAAGGAAGCCGTCGACAATGCCCTTAAGCTCTACTCTAATGGCGGAGAAAATGAGGTCCTAGCACCAAGCTGGGAAGAGGAAAAGAGGAACTTTTTACGGAGTTGCAGTGATTTCCAAAATCTCATCACCGATGATCCTGAGGAAGGACTCCAAATCGAGCAAATCTCTACACCTGAGCTGAGGAAACTAGCTAAAACCTATCAAGCCCTTGATAAATACCTAGCCTCTATTCGAGTGTATAAAGAGTATGATGAGGAAGAAGTTTACAGTCAGACAGGACTTGATGAAGAAAAGTTGGAAAGGTATCTGGGTCTTTATCGCAATGTCCTTGCAGAATTAAAAAGCCGAATAGAGGATGATGACGATGGAGAGCCCCTTGATATTCACTATGAACTAGAGTCTATTCAAGTGGACGAAATCAACTATGCCTATATCCTAACCTTGATCCAAAGTCTGATTGAACAAGGTCGAAGTCAAGAAAAGAACCTAAGCGCCCAAGATAAGGAAGCAGTGGATAACTATATTCAGAGCCTTGAGAAGACCAATCCAAATCTTGCCCAGATCATCACGGAACTTTGGAGTGAGGTACAAGAACATCCAGAAAGCTATCGTGGTCAGTCTATCGCCAATATCTTGGATCAGATGATCGAGGCGGTCATCCAGCAACATATCCAAGTCTTTAGAAAACGTTGGTATGTCGGAGAGGATGAACTCCGTTACTATGTCGAGCACTACCGTAAGGGAGCTAAAAAACAACTGGGAGAGAGCCAGCTGACCAAGAGCCAGCGCTATCAGGACTATAAGATAGAAGTGGCAGATGCCCTCAATCCTCTTCTCTATAAAAAACAAATCAAGGAAGCCTATACCCAGCTAGTAGAGGAAGTCATTGAGCCATTGAGGATTGGGAGATAA
- a CDS encoding TVP38/TMEM64 family protein has product MSQDKQMKAVSPLLQQVINISSIVGGVGSLIFCIWAYQSGILQSKETLSAFIQQAGIWGPPLFIFLQILQTVVPIIPGALTSVAGVFIYGHIIGTIYNYIGIVIGCAIIFYLVRLYGAAFVQSVVSKRTYDKYIGWLDKGNRFDRFFIFMMIWPISPADFLCMLAALTKMSFKRYMTIIILTKPFTLVVYTYGLTYIIDFFWQML; this is encoded by the coding sequence ATGTCACAGGATAAACAAATGAAAGCTGTTTCTCCCCTTCTACAGCAAGTTATCAATATCTCATCGATTGTCGGTGGGGTTGGGAGTTTGATTTTCTGTATTTGGGCTTATCAGTCTGGGATTTTACAGTCTAAGGAAACCCTCTCTGCCTTTATCCAGCAGGCAGGTATCTGGGGGCCACCTCTCTTTATCTTTTTACAGATTTTACAGACGGTCGTCCCTATCATTCCTGGAGCCTTGACCTCGGTGGCCGGGGTCTTTATTTACGGACACATCATCGGTACGATCTACAACTATATCGGCATCGTGATTGGCTGTGCCATTATCTTTTATCTGGTGCGTCTCTATGGTGCTGCCTTTGTCCAGTCTGTCGTCAGCAAGCGCACCTATGACAAGTACATCGGCTGGCTGGATAAGGGCAATCGTTTTGACCGTTTCTTTATCTTTATGATGATTTGGCCCATTAGTCCAGCTGACTTTCTCTGTATGCTGGCTGCCCTGACCAAGATGAGTTTCAAGCGCTATATGACCATCATCATTCTGACCAAGCCCTTTACCCTCGTGGTTTATACCTACGGTCTGACCTATATTATTGACTTTTTCTGGCAAATGCTTTGA
- the scrK gene encoding fructokinase ScrK — protein sequence MTKLYGSLEAGGTKFVCAVGDENFNVVEKTQFPTTTPIETIDKTIEFFSKFDNLAGLAVGSFGPIDIDKNSKTYGFITTTPKPNWANVDLLGALRRALNVPMYFTTDVNSSAYGEVVARNNAGGRIENLVYYTIGTGIGAGVIQRGEFIGGVGHPEMGHYYVARHPMDIEKEFNGVCPFHKGCLEGYAAGPSLEARTGVRGENIELNNPVWDVQAYYIAQAAVNATVTFRPDVIVFGGGVMAQQHMLDRVREKFTSLLNGYLPVPDVRDYIVTPAVAGNGSATLGNFVLAKEVSK from the coding sequence ATGACAAAATTATATGGAAGCTTGGAAGCGGGCGGTACAAAGTTTGTCTGTGCTGTCGGTGATGAAAACTTTAACGTTGTAGAAAAAACACAATTTCCAACAACAACTCCGATCGAAACAATCGATAAAACCATTGAGTTCTTCTCAAAATTTGACAACCTTGCTGGTCTTGCAGTTGGTTCATTTGGTCCGATTGATATTGATAAAAACTCAAAAACTTATGGCTTTATCACAACGACTCCAAAACCAAACTGGGCAAATGTGGACTTACTTGGTGCCCTTCGTCGCGCCCTCAACGTGCCAATGTACTTCACTACAGACGTAAACAGCTCTGCTTATGGTGAAGTGGTTGCCCGTAACAATGCTGGTGGTCGTATCGAAAACTTGGTTTACTACACAATCGGTACAGGTATCGGTGCAGGTGTCATCCAACGTGGTGAGTTTATCGGTGGTGTGGGTCACCCTGAGATGGGTCATTATTATGTTGCTAGACACCCAATGGATATTGAAAAAGAATTCAACGGTGTTTGTCCATTCCACAAAGGCTGTCTGGAAGGTTATGCAGCTGGTCCAAGTTTGGAAGCTCGTACAGGTGTACGTGGGGAAAATATTGAACTCAACAACCCTGTTTGGGATGTCCAAGCCTACTATATCGCTCAAGCTGCGGTTAATGCGACAGTGACTTTCCGCCCAGATGTGATTGTCTTTGGTGGAGGGGTCATGGCTCAACAACACATGCTGGACCGTGTCCGTGAGAAATTTACATCTCTTCTCAATGGTTACCTACCAGTGCCAGATGTGCGTGATTACATCGTGACGCCAGCAGTAGCAGGAAATGGTTCTGCTACTCTTGGAAACTTTGTTCTTGCAAAAGAAGTTTCAAAATAA
- a CDS encoding sucrose-specific PTS transporter subunit IIBC codes for MNNQEIAKKVIDALGGRENVNSVAHCATRLRVMVKDEGKINKEVIENLEKVQGAFFNSGQYQIIFGTGTVNKMYDEVVALGLPTSSKDDMKAEAAKQGNWFQRAIRTFGDVFVPIIPVIVATGLFMGVRGLLTALGMTLPADVTTYTQILTDTAFIILPGLVVWSTFRVFGGNPAVGIVLGMMLVSGSLPNAWAVASGGEVTAMNFFGFIPVVGLQGSVLPAFIIGVVGAKFEKAVRKVVPDVIDLLVTPFVTLLVMSILGLFVIGPVFHVVENYILIGTKAILGLPFGLGGFLIGGVHQLIVVSGVHHIFNLLEVQLLAADHANPFNAIITAAMTAQGAATVAVGVKTKNPKLKTLAFPAALSAFLGITEPAIFGVNLRFRKPFFLSLIAGAIGGGLASILGLAGTGNGITIIPGTMLYIGNGQLAQYLLMVAVSFVLGFALTYMFGYEDEKEVATEVETERLVQEETTGNIPAALQNETLVTPIVGDVVALADVNDPVFSSGAMGQGIAVKPSQGVVYAPADAEVSIAFPTGHAFGLKTTDGAEVLIHVGIDTVTMNGDGFEAKVAQGDKVKAGDVLGTFDSNKIAAAGLDDTTMVIVTNTADYASVAPVATGSVAKGDAVIEVKI; via the coding sequence ATGAACAATCAGGAAATTGCAAAAAAAGTCATCGATGCCTTGGGCGGACGTGAAAATGTCAACAGTGTTGCCCACTGTGCGACTCGTCTTCGTGTCATGGTCAAAGATGAAGGAAAAATCAATAAAGAAGTGATTGAGAACTTGGAAAAAGTTCAAGGTGCTTTCTTTAACTCAGGTCAATACCAAATCATCTTTGGTACAGGTACAGTTAACAAAATGTACGATGAAGTTGTTGCGCTTGGTTTGCCAACATCATCTAAAGATGACATGAAAGCAGAAGCTGCTAAACAAGGGAACTGGTTCCAACGTGCTATCCGTACTTTCGGTGACGTTTTCGTTCCAATCATCCCAGTTATCGTAGCGACAGGTCTCTTCATGGGTGTGCGTGGTCTCTTAACTGCTCTTGGAATGACACTTCCAGCTGACGTGACAACTTACACTCAAATCTTGACAGATACAGCCTTCATCATCTTGCCAGGTTTGGTTGTGTGGTCAACCTTCCGTGTATTCGGTGGAAATCCGGCCGTTGGTATCGTTCTTGGTATGATGCTTGTTTCTGGCTCACTTCCAAACGCTTGGGCGGTTGCTTCAGGTGGTGAAGTAACAGCTATGAACTTCTTTGGTTTCATCCCAGTTGTTGGTTTGCAAGGTTCCGTTCTTCCAGCCTTCATCATCGGGGTTGTCGGAGCTAAATTTGAAAAAGCTGTCCGCAAAGTTGTTCCAGATGTGATTGACCTCTTGGTAACACCATTCGTGACACTTTTGGTCATGTCTATCCTTGGACTCTTTGTTATCGGACCAGTCTTCCACGTTGTTGAAAACTACATCCTTATTGGTACAAAAGCAATTCTTGGCTTGCCATTTGGTCTTGGTGGTTTCTTGATTGGTGGGGTTCACCAATTGATCGTCGTGTCAGGTGTACACCACATCTTCAACTTGCTTGAAGTTCAATTGCTTGCTGCTGACCATGCTAACCCATTCAATGCTATCATTACAGCCGCTATGACAGCTCAAGGTGCTGCGACTGTTGCGGTTGGTGTGAAAACGAAAAATCCAAAACTGAAAACACTTGCTTTTCCAGCTGCTCTTTCTGCCTTCCTAGGTATTACAGAGCCTGCTATCTTCGGGGTGAACTTGCGCTTCCGTAAACCATTCTTCCTTTCATTGATTGCTGGTGCAATCGGTGGTGGATTGGCTTCAATCCTTGGACTTGCTGGTACTGGTAATGGTATCACCATCATCCCTGGTACAATGCTTTACATTGGTAACGGCCAACTTGCCCAATACCTTCTTATGGTAGCTGTATCATTCGTTCTTGGTTTCGCTCTTACTTATATGTTTGGTTATGAGGATGAAAAAGAAGTTGCTACTGAAGTAGAGACAGAACGTTTGGTCCAAGAAGAAACAACTGGTAACATTCCAGCAGCTCTTCAAAATGAAACACTTGTAACTCCTATCGTTGGTGATGTTGTAGCTCTTGCTGATGTTAATGACCCAGTCTTCTCAAGCGGAGCTATGGGACAAGGTATCGCTGTGAAACCAAGTCAAGGTGTGGTATATGCACCAGCTGATGCTGAAGTTTCAATTGCATTTCCAACAGGACACGCTTTTGGTTTGAAAACAACTGATGGTGCTGAAGTTTTGATTCACGTTGGTATCGACACTGTAACAATGAACGGTGACGGTTTTGAAGCAAAAGTTGCTCAAGGTGATAAGGTTAAAGCTGGCGATGTTCTAGGAACATTTGACTCAAACAAAATCGCTGCAGCTGGTCTTGATGATACAACAATGGTTATCGTTACAAATACAGCTGACTACGCTTCAGTAGCTCCAGTCGCAACAGGTTCAGTTGCGAAGGGGGATGCTGTTATTGAAGTGAAAATCTAA
- a CDS encoding sucrose-6-phosphate hydrolase produces the protein MEWTTERRYRLYQDWTQEEIQHIKENMAQSPWHTHYHVEPKTGLLNDPNGFSYFDGKWVVFYQNFPFGAVHGLKSWVQLESEDLVHFTETGIKVLPDTPLDSHGAYSGSAMQFGDNLFLFYTGNVRDENWIRHPYQIGALMDKDGKITKIDKILIDQPADSTDHFRDPQIFNFKGQYYAIVGGQDLEKKGFVRLYKAVYNDYTNWQAVGDLDFANDRTAYMMECPNLVFVGEQPVLLYCPQGLDKDVLDYDNIYPNMYKIGTSFDPENAKMVDVSQLQNMDYGFEAYATQAFNTPDGRALAVSWLGLPDVSYPSDRFDHQGTFSLVKELTIKDGKLYQYPVAAIKDLRASEEPFSNRSKTKNTYELELSLEANSQSEIVLLADQDGKGLSINFDLVNGQVTVDRSQAGEQYAQEFGTTRSCPIENQATTATIFIDNSVFEIFINKGEKVFSGRVFPHADQNGILIKSGNPTGTYYELDYGRKIN, from the coding sequence ATGGAATGGACAACTGAGCGTCGTTACAGACTTTATCAAGATTGGACGCAAGAAGAAATTCAACATATAAAGGAAAATATGGCACAATCTCCATGGCATACTCATTACCATGTTGAGCCAAAAACAGGACTTCTCAACGACCCAAATGGCTTTTCTTACTTTGATGGGAAGTGGGTTGTTTTTTATCAGAACTTTCCTTTTGGTGCAGTCCACGGTTTAAAATCTTGGGTGCAATTGGAAAGCGAGGACTTGGTTCACTTCACAGAAACTGGAATCAAAGTTTTACCTGATACTCCATTAGATAGCCACGGTGCCTACTCTGGTTCTGCCATGCAATTTGGCGATAACTTGTTCCTATTCTATACAGGAAATGTTCGTGATGAAAACTGGATCCGTCACCCTTACCAGATTGGAGCTTTGATGGATAAGGATGGCAAGATTACAAAAATTGATAAGATCTTGATCGACCAGCCGGCAGACTCTACTGACCACTTCCGTGATCCGCAAATTTTTAACTTCAAGGGCCAATACTATGCTATCGTCGGTGGACAGGACTTGGAGAAAAAAGGCTTCGTCCGTCTCTACAAGGCTGTTTACAACGACTACACAAACTGGCAAGCAGTTGGCGACCTTGACTTTGCTAACGACCGTACTGCCTACATGATGGAATGTCCAAATCTGGTCTTTGTAGGGGAACAACCTGTTCTTCTCTACTGCCCACAAGGATTGGATAAAGATGTTCTAGACTACGATAATATCTATCCAAATATGTATAAGATTGGGACTTCCTTTGACCCTGAAAATGCTAAAATGGTAGATGTATCTCAACTTCAAAACATGGACTATGGTTTCGAAGCCTATGCAACTCAAGCCTTCAACACTCCTGATGGACGTGCTCTAGCTGTTAGCTGGCTTGGCTTGCCAGATGTTTCATATCCATCTGACCGTTTTGACCACCAAGGAACCTTCTCTTTGGTCAAGGAACTCACTATCAAAGACGGCAAACTCTACCAATACCCAGTCGCAGCTATCAAGGACCTTCGTGCTTCTGAAGAACCTTTCTCAAACCGTTCCAAAACCAAGAACACTTACGAACTTGAACTCAGCTTGGAAGCTAATAGCCAGAGCGAGATTGTCTTACTTGCTGATCAAGATGGCAAGGGACTTTCCATCAACTTTGACCTTGTAAATGGTCAAGTGACAGTGGATCGTAGCCAGGCTGGTGAACAGTATGCCCAAGAATTTGGAACTACACGTTCTTGCCCTATCGAGAATCAGGCTACTACTGCTACAATCTTCATCGATAACTCTGTCTTTGAAATTTTCATCAATAAAGGAGAAAAAGTATTTTCTGGTCGTGTCTTCCCACATGCGGACCAAAATGGTATCCTAATTAAATCTGGAAACCCAACTGGAACTTACTATGAATTAGATTATGGTCGCAAAATTAACTGA
- a CDS encoding LacI family DNA-binding transcriptional regulator produces MVAKLTDVAKLAGVSPTTVSRVINKKGYLSEKTIQKVNEAMRELGYKPNNLARSLQGKSAKLIGLIFPNISNVFYAELIDKLEHQLFKNGYKTIICNSEHDSEKEREYIEMLEANQVDGIISGSHNLGIEDYNRVTAPIISFDRNLSPDIPVVSSDNYAGGVLAAQTLVKTGAQSIIMITGNDNSNSPTGLRHAGFASVLPKASIINVSSDFSPVRKEMEIKNILTRQKPDAIFASDDLTAILVIKIAQELGISVPEELKVIGYDGTYFIENYYPQLATIKQPLEEIACLTVDLLLQKIEGKEVATTGYFLPVTLLPGKSI; encoded by the coding sequence ATGGTCGCAAAATTAACTGATGTCGCCAAACTTGCAGGCGTCAGCCCTACTACCGTTTCTCGGGTTATCAACAAAAAAGGTTATCTCTCTGAAAAAACCATTCAAAAGGTCAATGAAGCCATGCGGGAATTGGGCTATAAACCCAACAACCTAGCTCGTAGTCTGCAAGGAAAATCAGCTAAGCTAATCGGCTTGATTTTCCCCAATATTTCTAACGTTTTCTATGCAGAATTGATTGATAAGCTGGAACACCAACTCTTCAAAAATGGTTACAAGACCATCATCTGCAACAGTGAGCACGATTCTGAAAAGGAACGCGAATACATCGAAATGTTGGAAGCCAATCAGGTGGACGGCATCATTTCGGGTAGTCACAACTTGGGAATCGAAGACTACAATCGCGTGACGGCGCCGATTATTTCCTTTGACCGAAACCTGTCTCCAGACATTCCTGTCGTCTCCTCTGACAACTATGCTGGTGGGGTTCTTGCTGCCCAGACCTTGGTTAAGACAGGCGCCCAGTCTATCATCATGATTACAGGGAATGACAATTCAAATTCTCCAACTGGACTACGCCACGCTGGTTTTGCTTCTGTACTCCCCAAAGCTTCTATTATCAATGTTTCCAGTGACTTTTCTCCCGTCAGAAAAGAAATGGAAATCAAGAATATCTTGACTCGACAAAAACCAGATGCCATTTTTGCTTCGGATGATTTGACAGCTATTCTGGTCATTAAAATTGCTCAAGAACTGGGCATTTCTGTCCCTGAAGAGCTCAAGGTCATCGGCTATGATGGGACCTATTTTATCGAGAATTACTACCCTCAACTGGCTACTATTAAGCAACCCTTGGAAGAGATTGCCTGCCTCACTGTTGATCTCCTCTTGCAGAAAATTGAAGGTAAGGAAGTCGCGACAACTGGTTACTTCTTACCAGTTACCTTATTACCAGGAAAAAGTATTTAA